The Fortiea contorta PCC 7126 genome has a segment encoding these proteins:
- the cas1 gene encoding CRISPR-associated endonuclease Cas1, which produces MRTLYVSRQGCYITLKGENLIIKQGETVHGEVQLPFLEQILIFGKSQITTQAIRTCLWRDIPIAYLSRMGYCYGRLIPITRGYRQLSRYQQQLTADERLLVARKIVQGKLKNSRTFLQRQQRRHPSQTTEIAIKSLEVLVQKAGEAETIERLMGLEGAGAAQYFSAFGECLNNPEFIFLARTRRPPGNPVNAMLSFGYQILWNHLLTLIELQGLDPYHACLHQGTERHAALASDLIEEFRSPIIDSLVLWLVNTKVINTQADFEYHDGGCYLNNSGRQKYIKYFLQRLEESVQDSTGEQQPRWDLMTQQIKAFKNFVYQPNQTYQPYQIR; this is translated from the coding sequence ATGCGGACACTTTATGTTTCTCGACAAGGTTGTTACATCACTCTCAAAGGTGAAAACTTAATTATTAAACAAGGAGAAACAGTCCACGGTGAAGTGCAATTACCTTTTCTAGAACAAATCCTCATCTTTGGTAAATCGCAAATCACTACCCAAGCAATTCGCACTTGTTTGTGGCGAGATATCCCCATTGCTTATTTATCTCGCATGGGATATTGTTATGGGCGACTAATTCCCATTACTAGAGGATATCGGCAATTATCCCGCTATCAACAACAATTAACAGCAGATGAACGTTTATTAGTAGCTAGAAAAATTGTCCAAGGTAAACTTAAAAATAGTCGCACCTTTTTACAACGACAACAGCGGCGTCACCCCTCACAAACTACAGAAATCGCTATTAAAAGTTTAGAAGTATTAGTACAAAAAGCCGGAGAAGCAGAAACAATAGAACGTTTAATGGGTTTAGAAGGTGCTGGCGCTGCTCAATATTTTTCTGCTTTTGGTGAGTGTTTAAATAATCCCGAATTTATCTTTTTAGCTCGCACTCGTCGTCCTCCCGGAAATCCAGTCAACGCTATGTTGAGTTTTGGATATCAAATTTTATGGAATCATTTACTCACACTCATTGAACTCCAAGGTTTAGACCCTTACCACGCTTGTTTGCATCAAGGTACAGAACGTCACGCGGCTTTAGCTTCCGATTTAATTGAAGAATTTCGCTCCCCCATAATTGATTCTTTAGTTTTGTGGTTAGTGAATACCAAAGTCATCAATACCCAAGCAGATTTTGAATATCACGACGGCGGTTGTTATTTGAATAACTCCGGACGCCAAAAATACATTAAATATTTCCTCCAGCGTTTAGAAGAATCAGTGCAAGACAGCACCGGAGAACAGCAACCACGCTGGGATTTAATGACTCAACAAATAAAAGCTTTTAAAAACTTTGTTTATCAACCAAACCAAACATATCAGCCTTATCAAATTCGCTAA
- the cas2 gene encoding CRISPR-associated endonuclease Cas2 has translation MLFYVVVYDIPCDKRRKKVSDLLTGYGQRVQYSVFECILDQTKYKELKKRLRKQIKPSEDSLRFYPLSRHTLNQIETWGEPPVTEIPGSTII, from the coding sequence ATGTTATTTTATGTGGTAGTATATGACATACCATGCGATAAAAGAAGAAAGAAAGTCTCAGATTTATTAACAGGTTATGGTCAACGAGTGCAATATTCAGTGTTTGAATGTATTCTCGATCAAACTAAATATAAAGAACTAAAAAAAAGACTCCGCAAACAAATCAAACCATCAGAAGATAGCCTGAGATTTTATCCCCTCAGCCGTCACACCTTAAACCAAATTGAAACCTGGGGAGAGCCACCCGTCACAGAAATTCCCGGCTCGACCATAATTTAA